The Terriglobales bacterium DNA window CCACCGGCGGCACCTTACGTCATTGACCAAGGAGCTCCGTGATGGCGACACGCGATGTGCGGAAGATCGAACCGTTGATGGGGCGGGACCTCCGTCTCGACTATCGCCAGAGCGGCGGTTTCTTCGAGGATGCAGACCTCGCCACGGAGAAGTCGCGGCGCAGCGCCCGCCGCGAACGGGACCTGGCAACCCTGGAGGGGCTCGCCAATCTGGAGCAGGCCATTGCCAACCGTTTGAAGACGCGCAGAGGGGAGTTGGCGGCGCTGGGGCATCCGGACTATGGGTCGCGCCATCACGAACTCATAGGTCAGCCCAACGTCGAACGGACCCGGGATCTGATCAAGATCTACGTGCTCCAGGCGCTCCGTGACGAGCCCCGGATCGAGCGTGTGCTGGCGGCCGTTGTGCGTGCCGAGCACACGCCACCACGGGACAGGGTGCGCATCGAGCTGAAACTCCGAGTGATCGGAGAGCAGGCGCCGTTGAATCTCGTGGTGCCGTTTTCGCTGGAGGTGACAGCATGAGCTACGCTGCCGAGCCCTACGCGCAATTCGTGGACGACCTGCTGACGTCGCTCACCGGCGGCATCATCCGGCAGCAGTTCCTGTTCCTGAAAGAGGAAGAACCGTACCGCCTCAGCGGTCCCGGCACCATTGTCCCGACGACAGTGCGGGTGTTCGGCCAGGCCGACGGCGCCTATCGCCGCTTCGTCGCGGGTACTGACTACAAGCTCGAAACCGATCTCACCATCACATGGCTTGCGGACAACCAGGGTGATGCCGCCGCCGGCGCCACCTGGCCCGATGAAGGCACCACCTTCTACGCCAACTTCGAGGTGCAGGCATTGCCAGGCGCTGCACCGCCGCTGACCGACCGCAATCCCGGCAGCATCGTCCGTCTCCTCGCCGAGAGCTTCGCCCGCGAATATGCGGTGCTGTCGCGGCAGCTGGAGGCAGTCTACAGGGCCGGCTTTCTCGACACGGCCACGGGTCGCGACCTCGAGCAGCTGTGCGCTCTCGTCGGCGTGACCCGGCGGCAGATGACCTTTGCCGGGGGAGCGGTGATCTTCGGCCGATCGACCCCGGCGCCCGCCGATATCTTTATCCCGTCGGGCACACGACTGTCGACCACCGAGCCTCCGGCGGTCATGTTCGAAACCAGCGAAGATCAGACCCTGCGTCGCGGCAACCTCAGCGTCGAGGTCTCGATCCAGGCAATGGTATCCGGCTCAAGCGGTGTCGTTGCCGCCAACACCATACGGGCGATCCACCGCCCCATCCTGGGTATCGAGACGGTAGCGAACCCACTCGCCACCCGGTTTGCAGGGGAAAACGAAACCGATGAAGCCCTGCGCTCCCGCGCCCGGCGCGCCCTCGAAGGTGCGGGCAAGGCGACCACCGGCGCCGTTATGGCCGCACTGACCACCATTCAGGGGGTGCGCGAGAAAGATGTGCGCATCAGCGAAGACGCCATTTCCCACCCCGGCGTCGTCAAGCTGAACGTCGCGTTGCCGACCATGTCCGCCGAAGAGCAGCAGCGGACCGTCGAGCGGCTCGTTGCCCTGATCGA harbors:
- a CDS encoding baseplate J/gp47 family protein, translated to MSYAAEPYAQFVDDLLTSLTGGIIRQQFLFLKEEEPYRLSGPGTIVPTTVRVFGQADGAYRRFVAGTDYKLETDLTITWLADNQGDAAAGATWPDEGTTFYANFEVQALPGAAPPLTDRNPGSIVRLLAESFAREYAVLSRQLEAVYRAGFLDTATGRDLEQLCALVGVTRRQMTFAGGAVIFGRSTPAPADIFIPSGTRLSTTEPPAVMFETSEDQTLRRGNLSVEVSIQAMVSGSSGVVAANTIRAIHRPILGIETVANPLATRFAGENETDEALRSRARRALEGAGKATTGAVMAALTTIQGVREKDVRISEDAISHPGVVKLNVALPTMSAEEQQRTVERLVALIEETRPVGVRILHNIAAPRPSGTAAPGSGVVPDEGPDPAVIGVTSNPDELFLPVDVKVQVAPATRSLTPPEKAALESNTNAAVRAYLDEAGIGEILVYNRLVSRLMGLEGVLDVVVEMWPQNAPSSAKRKNLVPDNPGVRPVAGVVTVEVGGSLVMLDVTVAVALKGAGLLGDPTTARAAAQAEIEQQFKDKLPTFSGTSLTVAALKGLLTDSENYNVLDVHYKAEYTDAGLRIHQQDVQLTLTGLERLWVRKVSLSDGGEA
- a CDS encoding GPW/gp25 family protein; its protein translation is MATRDVRKIEPLMGRDLRLDYRQSGGFFEDADLATEKSRRSARRERDLATLEGLANLEQAIANRLKTRRGELAALGHPDYGSRHHELIGQPNVERTRDLIKIYVLQALRDEPRIERVLAAVVRAEHTPPRDRVRIELKLRVIGEQAPLNLVVPFSLEVTA